Genomic DNA from Alkalihalobacterium alkalinitrilicum:
ATTTGTTACAATTAATATAAAAATGTGTTTTGTAGTAAAGGGTGAATTCGTTGAAAAAAATCAGTTTATTAGGTGCTACTGGTTCTATTGGCACTCAGACGTTGGATATTATTAATCAACACCCTGACCGCTTTGAACTTGTTGCAATGTCGATTGGTAAAAATGTGGATTTAGGATTAAAGCAAATTCAGCAATTTAAGCCGAAGCTTTTATCTGTGTTAACGAAAGAAACATATGAACAAATTAAACACGATGTACCAAGTGAAGTGAAGTTAATCTACGGTGTAGATGGTCTCGTTGAAGTGGCAACGTATTCAGAGGCGGATATTCTTGTTAACGCAGTCATAGGAAGCGTTGGTTTGGGTCCAACACTGGCAGCAATTGAAGCAAAAAAAACAATTGCGATTGCTAACAAGGAGACATTAGTTACAGCTGGGCATATTGTGACACAAAAGGCTAAACAAAATGGGGTAACACTTCTTCCAGTAGATAGTGAACATTCAGCTATTTTTCAATGCCTCCAAGGTGAAGACGTAAAAAAGGTTAGTAAATTGGTTTTAACAGCTTCAGGTGGTAGCTTTAGAGATAAACGTCGTGAAGAGTTAATTGATGTAACAGTCGAAGATGCATTAAATCATCCTAACTGGTCCATGGGTGCAAAGATAACCATTGATTCAGCAACGATGATGAACAAAGGATTGGAAGTAATTGAAGCTCACTGGCTATTTGATACGCCGTATGACCAAATTGAAGTTATATTACATAAGGAAAGTATTATTCATTCTATGGTTGAGTATATTGATGGGAGTGTTATAGCGCAGTTAGGTACACCAGATATGCGAGTGCCAATACAATATGCGCTGAGCTTTCCCGAGAGGCTTGATTTCAAGAAACAAGAACGGTTAAACTTATGGGAAGTAGGAAAGCTTCATTTTGAAAAACCCAATTTTGAACGTTATCGTTGTTTGAAATTTGCATATGACGCTGGTCGAATCGGAGGTACAATGCCTACTGTTTTGAACGCTGCAAATGAAGAAGCGGTTGCCGCATTTCTCGAAAAGAAAATTACATTTTTACAAATTGAAAATTATATTGAACAAGCATTAGAAAGACATGAATTGATTAAGGAACCTTCGTTAGAAACTATTATTGAAGTGGATCAACAAACTAGAAGGTTTGTTCACTCACTCATGTTATAAAAGGTGGGGATACGTTCATGAATACTTTAATAGCCATAATTATAATCTTCGGTTTACTCGTGTTTATCCATGAATGGGGTCATTTGTATTTTGCAAAACGTGCAGGGATTTTATGCCGAGAATTTGCTATAGGGTTTGGACCGAAATTGTTTTCTTTTAAGAAAGACGAAACCTTATATACGATTAGGCTATTACCTTTAGGTGGATTTGTGCG
This window encodes:
- a CDS encoding 1-deoxy-D-xylulose-5-phosphate reductoisomerase, which produces MKKISLLGATGSIGTQTLDIINQHPDRFELVAMSIGKNVDLGLKQIQQFKPKLLSVLTKETYEQIKHDVPSEVKLIYGVDGLVEVATYSEADILVNAVIGSVGLGPTLAAIEAKKTIAIANKETLVTAGHIVTQKAKQNGVTLLPVDSEHSAIFQCLQGEDVKKVSKLVLTASGGSFRDKRREELIDVTVEDALNHPNWSMGAKITIDSATMMNKGLEVIEAHWLFDTPYDQIEVILHKESIIHSMVEYIDGSVIAQLGTPDMRVPIQYALSFPERLDFKKQERLNLWEVGKLHFEKPNFERYRCLKFAYDAGRIGGTMPTVLNAANEEAVAAFLEKKITFLQIENYIEQALERHELIKEPSLETIIEVDQQTRRFVHSLML